The following proteins come from a genomic window of Shewanella halifaxensis HAW-EB4:
- a CDS encoding tetratricopeptide repeat-containing diguanylate cyclase — MYIAIGKTYAGDYHPSIQLLREAEQLTPSTATLNKIYQYLSTNYIALKDYPAALALMTANLERIDEITDIDIKMGSYVRLANLALALDAYDDMREYALKALALSQDGEARVHCFALLFVAVADLKQQQYKSSESRFQRSKIFCEANQFPLIGLMSQKGLAEIAIQGEDYKRAKSLLELVLKAYQEFNFQTEINHVNALLSQTYLALEDYPQAEEFANKVMGLSDDPSHIEYKAIAAKVLSQLYLESKQYKLAYDYLDSHQYYTNLIIDDTKAKANAYQMAKFKHQEQAREIALLNQERQLVETQKELDQSDRTNDVMIMSMLVGSVIFLSFFLINSHRQKIRYRKLALTDRLTGAYNRGAGQDFAENEFVQVSMRQAEFSVVVFDLDLFKNINDGYGHATGDWTLKHVVSAVKPLIRDSDIFTRMGGEEFALFLPYSSEEVALGIAQRCKEAIAAIDSKYSGHSFKVTASFGVSSNKLEDLSLDPLLKRADIALYTSKHLGRNRVTLYTPELELQCSSETQRSLVFN, encoded by the coding sequence ATGTATATAGCTATAGGGAAAACCTATGCTGGGGATTATCATCCCTCTATACAACTTTTAAGAGAAGCCGAGCAACTTACCCCAAGCACTGCAACACTTAACAAAATTTATCAATACTTATCCACAAATTATATTGCTTTAAAAGATTATCCCGCTGCTCTAGCACTAATGACCGCAAACTTAGAGCGCATAGATGAAATAACCGATATTGATATTAAGATGGGATCATACGTACGCTTGGCAAATCTGGCGCTGGCACTGGATGCTTATGACGATATGCGCGAGTATGCCTTAAAAGCCTTGGCGCTTAGTCAAGATGGTGAAGCTAGAGTGCATTGTTTCGCATTATTGTTTGTTGCGGTTGCCGATTTAAAGCAACAACAATATAAAAGTTCTGAGAGCCGTTTTCAACGTAGTAAGATTTTTTGTGAGGCCAATCAATTCCCGCTGATTGGCTTGATGTCTCAAAAAGGATTAGCCGAAATCGCTATCCAAGGTGAGGATTATAAGAGGGCTAAAAGCCTGTTAGAGCTAGTGTTAAAAGCCTATCAAGAATTTAATTTTCAAACTGAAATCAATCATGTTAATGCACTATTGAGTCAAACTTACCTTGCGTTAGAAGATTACCCCCAAGCGGAAGAGTTTGCGAATAAGGTGATGGGGTTAAGTGATGACCCAAGTCACATCGAGTATAAAGCCATTGCCGCCAAAGTACTATCCCAGCTCTATTTAGAGTCAAAGCAGTATAAGCTTGCCTATGACTATCTAGACTCTCATCAATATTATACTAACCTGATTATCGATGACACTAAAGCCAAGGCTAACGCCTACCAGATGGCCAAGTTTAAACACCAAGAGCAGGCGCGCGAGATTGCCTTACTCAATCAGGAACGGCAATTGGTGGAAACTCAGAAAGAGTTAGACCAATCTGACCGCACTAACGATGTCATGATCATGAGTATGTTGGTTGGCAGCGTGATTTTCTTGTCGTTTTTTCTTATTAATAGTCACCGCCAAAAAATACGTTATCGTAAACTTGCATTAACCGATAGGCTGACAGGCGCTTACAATCGTGGTGCAGGACAAGATTTTGCTGAAAATGAGTTTGTGCAGGTCAGCATGCGCCAAGCTGAATTCTCCGTAGTGGTATTTGATTTAGATCTATTTAAAAACATTAACGACGGTTACGGTCACGCAACGGGTGACTGGACGTTAAAGCATGTGGTATCTGCTGTTAAACCGCTTATTCGTGACAGTGATATTTTTACTCGAATGGGCGGAGAAGAGTTTGCGCTCTTTTTACCCTATTCAAGTGAAGAGGTCGCATTAGGCATCGCGCAGCGTTGTAAAGAGGCTATTGCTGCTATCGATAGTAAGTACTCAGGGCATTCGTTTAAAGTCACTGCTAGTTTTGGCGTGTCGAGTAACAAACTTGAGGATCTCAGTCTAGACCCTTTACTAAAACGTGCCGATATCGCGCTTTATACGTCCAAGCACTTAGGCCGCAATAGAGTGACGCTGTACA